The sequence TGTGAATTTGTACACTTTCGCATGTCTTTTTCTGTTTCTCTAAACTCTTCATTATTTTTCTTCGTTGCAACTTAATGATTTTTGCAATAGACTATAGTCTATAGATTATTTGTCagataaaaattctcaaatattgaAACATGTTTGATTGTTTGTCAgataaaaaatctcaaatattGAAACATGTTTGATTGTGCAACTCCTAGAGAAACGTTATATttctgtttttaattttttaagcataattttaaattttaaatttctcaTTCCTATCATTGTGGTTAGGTTGTACGTATATATTTTCCCTTCTCATTGGTGTTTATATTTGATTTGTAATGTTTGATGGCTACTTTTATTAATCCACAAAAATTGTAATCTGaataatatttattgatttccaagtaaatataaaaattttataattgttatttcaTTTGATATGTTGGTGTGCTAACTTAAAATAACTTTATGTTCATTACTATGTTACATTTAAAATTGACATGTATTTGATGATGTTACATAGGGTTAATTAAGATTCTAATATATCCTTGACTTTTTTTTTGTTGGAAGATAATGTATCCTTCACTCTTAATAACTCTCATACATATATTGTGTTGTCTCATGTATTTGAAAATAACATTAGGAACAAGAGcatcaaataatatttattgatttccatgtaaatataaaaaatttataattgttatttgatttgatatattgGTGTGCTAACTTAAAATAACTTTATGTTCACTACTATGTtacatttaaaattaaaatgagGTTGATGATGTTACATATGGTTAAGATTCTAATATATCCTtgacttttattttttttggaagaTAATGTATCATTCTCTCTTGATAACtctcatatatatattgtgttgtCTCATGTATTTGAAAATGATATCAGGAACAAGAGCATCACAATCGATATCTTAGAATATTGCAAATACGAGGCCGCGTCAGCGGCGTTCTTCAACAAATAAAGAGCATGAGGCGTATCTTGCACGTAGGCGTGCAAGATATCAAAGGCATCGGATGGAATTAGTAAGTACAACTAATGAAATCATGACCAACAATACAAGCACAAATCCAGTTGAACGTGCAGATGGAGGAGGTAAACTATATAACGGAAGTTGcatcaattttattttacaatcattatttttaagttGAAATAATTTCGTTCTATTTTCGGAAAATTTTCCATgttacatatttaatttttccaTTAATATTTGAAACTAATCTCATAGGTGACGATGCTTCGTATTCTGTCCGACACACTTCAAGCTTGCGTCCAATAACTTATAACACATGTTATTCTACTTTTGAAAGCGGTGGCGCAAGTGCAGTGCATGTTCCATCTGCACAAACAGATGCAGGTTATTTTATTTCAGTCATTAGATGTACGcatatatttaaaacatatattatataaatattttataattttaaaattgtttttgttaATTAATGTCATCATATTGTTATGTCAAGAGATAAATTTCATACCTCTTATACATGCACTAAAGTAattgttattttcaaatttataacATCATCTTCACTagcaaatattaattttatcaaatattgtgaaaataataacaataaaatcaataccttaaaaaaataacaataaaatcaaTGTAACATTTATTTGTTCATAAAATACTTATCTCTTATTAGCTAAAACGTAATTAAATCGTGATTAATTATTAACATTGTTCCACAGACATACTTTTTTATTCGAATGTACAAACATCAGtagaaataaataaactatAGGATCTACAGGATTTAAACGAAACATTTTATGCAATGAAATTGTCTTCTTTTATATTTGATGGTTCCGTATCCCAACAATATAAAGATCATAATATTGTATCAACAAACATAACaaggaatttttttaaaaaaaattaagaaataaggACCGCAATATTAGTACAAAAGTTTGGTGCttgatttattttgttaattaaatttttatttttaattacaacTCACCACATGTAAGCGGTGAACTTTCATGATTAAATTGTttcatgtttttaaatttttgcacTTGAATTTCTTTAATTAAAAATTGTCTAATGTTGTAAggttgaatatatatttttcaataatgaatttgttgttaaaatcaaaaataatttgttCTGTGTAACACATTGATTTCATAGAACaacacattaaaaaaaatattatttatatttatgtattacATAGCCCATACAACACTGTGTCCCGTGGCTAGCCATATATATTATCCATAAACATATACAAGATATATAGAGAATATCATTTATATTGACTAACCATTTACCTAACTGATCCaagcaatatcaaataaaaaaatattattttatcaatacataatattaattgattaattagccgcaaaacacaaaaattaccaatataatataaaacacaaatataaaaaattgatttttctcATGTTGTTCTATGAAATCAATGTCATGTTGTTCTATGACATCAATGTGATAAATTTactaaattatatttaatccgaacttatataaaatttgttCATGAATAACAATGTGTTACAATTTACAACATtagaaaaacttaaataaattaaataaatcgaGAATAATAACTTTTCATAACATTCCACAAATTGCTCCATAAATATCATATCTTACAAATAGATAATTCATATAGGCCGGTTTTTTCTTAATTACAATTACAATACTAATACattcaatataaaaaataaataaatacaccTCAATAATAAATTTCATGTGTTTGTATTTAATATATGCTTTTCCcactttaattatattaatccaACTACAGGAATTTATGTTACTGGTAGTCGAACTAACAATAGCAGTCTTCTGCGAACACGTCCACGGAGATTTCATAATCTGGCTAGAAATTTTATTGGCTTTCAAACACACGATCAACCGATATTGCCTAATCCAACTACTTGCCCTCACTGTCAAGCTTTGTTGTTTCATGGAGAAACATCTCAATTGTGTTTCAGAAATGGACGTACAAAACTAGATCCAATACTATCACCAGTTGAGCTACTTGAATTATTTGCCATGGAAAATGAAGAAGGCAAACACTTTAGGCAATACATAAGAGCATACAATAATGTTTTCTCCTTTACTTCTATAGGAGTTAACATAGATCAAGCATTGGCGATTGGTTCAAATGGGATTTATGCATTTCGTGCTCAGGGTAATATATATCACTCCATTGGAAGCATTTTGCCACATGAAAATGGTAGGCCAAGATACATGCAAATGTATATAGTAGATACAGATCATGAAGTAGATAACAGACTTTTAGAAAACCAAGAATTGGGAAGAGAATTGTAGGTAAATATACAGAGGATACTTGATCGATGCAATACCTTTGTGCAAGTTTTCAGACAAATTGGACAACGTCAAGATATACCCAGTTGCAAACTAATCATAAAGCAGCAAAAATCAAATGAACCTCAATATTGACTACCTACTGTATCTCAAGTCGCAGCAGTTATTGTAGACAATGAATTTTCAGAAAACATGAATGGTAGAGATATTATAGTCGAAGGAGTTAATGGACGTCTTCTGAATATTCAAAACGTGGTGGGATATTATGATCCTTTGCAATATCCACTTCTTCTACCATATGGAACATATGGCTGGGATATGAATAGTCGCAATATTGATGGAAGTCGACTGACATGTTTAGAATATTATTCCTACATTTTACAGGTTAGAAATATCCAAAATTAACATGTCATTTTTTTCTTAATATTATTAACTAAATATGGATTAGAGTTTCGGTGCATTAAAATTCTCAAATTGTTAATGTCTTTTGTATTAGATACGAGCAAATGATTCATCATTATTCTTACGAGGAGGTCGTCTACTACAACAATATGTTGTTGACAATTACGTGAAGATTGAAACGCAACGGTTGAGATGGATTCGCACAAATCAGCAAAATATTCGATCAGAACTTTACCAAGGATTACAAGATTGTTTGGATGGCGGTGAAAATATTGCaggtttaatttttttaattgtgaAAAGTTTTCATAATAAGCTTTATTTTCTATTAAGAATTTtacatattaaattaaatacattATAATGTAGGAAACGTCGGTCGTAGAATAGTACTTCCATCATCTTTCGCTGGAAGCCCACGTGATATGTATCAAAGATATCAGGATGCAATGACTTTGGTACAAACATATGGAAAGCCAGATTTATTTATTACAATGACATGCAATCCAAATTGGAACGAAATAAAAGAGAAACTATTACCTGGCCAATCACCTCAAGATCGTCCAGATTTGATAACAAGGGTATTCAAGGCAAAATTCGAAGAATTCAAGAAAGATGTTGTTGAGAAAGGGGTTTTAGGAAAAGTACTTTCTTACTCATATGTTATCGAATACCAAAAGAGAGGTTTACCTCACGTTCATATGTTGCTCATTTTTGAAACCAATGACAAGTTGCACAATCCTGATGACTTTGATTCAGTTGTACGTGCTGAAATACCATCACAAACAGATGAACCCCGTTTGTACGAAGCTGTAGTTCGCCACATGATACATGGACCATGTGGATTACTAAACCCTCGGAGTCCATGTATGCGAGATGGTATTTGCAAGAAGAAATTCCCTAAACCCTTCACATCATACACGACTCGAGGAAATGATTCATATCCTATATATCGAAGACGTGAAGCTGCATCAGTCCCAGTTAGTGAAAATGGTCAAGTAATGGTTGACAATGGTTGGGTTGTACCGTAAATCCGTGGCTTCTACTAAAGTTTGATTGCCATATAAATGTTGAAGTGTGCGGCGGGATAAAATGTGTCAAATACATTTATAAGTACATTCATAAAGGACCTGATAGAGTGGCGTTAGAATTACGCAATGAACATAACTATGATGAAATACAACAATTCGTAGATGGAAGGTGGATTTGTGCACCTGAGGCATTATGGagaattttttgttttgaatttagtCGAATGTATCCGTCAGTCTTTAGACAGCAAATACATATACCAAATCAACAGTCAATTAGATTCAGCGCAGATGAGCATGTAAGTGATATAATTGGAGATGATGATAACTCAAAGACAATGCTGACAGAATTTTTCACAGCGAATCATGATACTTCATTAACTGAGAGATATTTGTATAGAAAATTTCCACAACATTACAGATGGGTACAATCTCAAAAAAAATGGGTTCCACGGAGGGCCTACAACAAAGTTGTTGGGAGGATATATGTTGTGTCCCCATCTGAAGGTGAGCGGTTCTATCAACGTATCATTTTAAATCATGTTCGAGGGCCGAGAAATTTTGAAGAACTCAGGACTGAAATGGTGTCGTGTACACAACATTCAAAGAGGCAGCCGAATATCGGGGACTTCTTTAACATGATGATTATGTTCGTCATTGTATGCAAGAAGCATGCTCTGTAAAAATGCCATGTTCATTAAGAAGGTTATTTGTGTCAGTATTGGTCTTTTGTCAACCAACACGAGTTAGAGAACTTTGGAATGAGTTTCATCCTTATATGTCTGAGGATTACGGTATATCAACTTCATCGACCAATTTATTCATTACAAACAAATTGTTGCTTGAGTTACGGAGATTGTTACATCAGCATAAAATGAAACTCAGCGACTTTGATTTACCGCATGTAAGTgttgaatttttggatgaatCTCCACTTCCAGGGATAATTGAGGAGGAGCTTGCTATTCAAATTTCAGATGAAGATTTCAGATCTGTCGAAAACTTAAATTCTCAACATAGGGCGGCATTTGACAGTGTTGTGCAAAGTATCATGTGCAATCATCACAAATTATTCTTTATCGATGGGCCAGGTGGAACTGGAAAAACTTTCTTTACCGCTCAATTTTAGCGTATTTaagaaagaaaggaaaaatTCTAATTGCAGTTGCAACTTCAGGAATATCCGCTACTTTATTGCCAGGTGGAAGGACTGCACATTCACGTCTTAAAATTCCACTTAATCCAACAGTAGAAACTCTTTGCAACATTGAAAAACAAAAAGATCTTGCGGAGTTGATCAGACATGCATCAGGTGTTGTGTGGGACGAAGCTCCGATGGCTAATCGTTATGCCTTTGAATCTGTCAACAAAACTTTTCAAGACATTATGGAAAATATGTTGCCATTTGGTGGGAAAACTATGATTTTCGGTGGAGATTTTCGTCAAGTATTACCTATCGTTAAGAGAGGATCCGCACGAGAACAAATTGCTGCAAGCATTTCAAGGTCGACATTTTGGAATAATGTTAATGTAATACATCTTTATCAAAATATGAGATCTGCAGAAGACATTGAGTTCTCACAATTACTACTACGCATAGGCGATGGTTTGCAACATTGCGTAAATggtgattttataaaattaccaGATTCAATGGTCATACCATGGGAAAACGAACATTCAATTTCTCAATTGATTGATTTTGTTTTTCCACATATGGTAGAACATATCAATGATGCAAACTATATGGTCAGCAGAGCCATCATTACTCCAAAAAATGCCGATGTTGATAAAATAAATGAATTGCTCATTTCAAAATTTCCTGGGGAAGAAAGAGAATAGCATCTTGGGATACCGTTGAAGATGACAACAACAACCTTTTCCAAGAAGAGTTTTTAAATAATCTAAGTCCAAGTGGTTTTCCACCACATAGAATCGTATTAAAAGTAGGTTGTCCTATTATGCTCTTACGAAATGTGGGACCTGAACTTGGACTATGCAATGGAACAAGGTTGATATGTCGTAATCTTTACAGAAATTTCATAGATGCTGAGATTATAGCGGGTCCTCACAAAGGCACAAGATATTTTCTCCACCGAATGCCTTTGAAAAGTGAACTTGATTCTGGATTGCCATTTGAGTTGACACGTAAACAATTTCCTATAAGATTGAGTTTTGCTCTGACAATAAATAAAGCACAAGGACAAACTATACCAAATGTAGGTATATTTTTACGTGATCATGTGTTCAGCCACGGTCAACTCTACGTTGCACTTTCAAGAGGAGTTTCACAACAATCCACAAAAGTTTTGATCAGAGATGGAAAACTGAATCATAGATCTGGTGTTTACACCAAAAACGTTGTTTAAAAGGACGTTTTACTTCACAATAATTGATCATTACAAAATGGTAAGATGTTATGCTTTTTTCATTCACATTGAGAAAATTACTCACATATTTGCTGACGTAACATTTTTACTATGCAGGTCATCAGTGGGACAATTCGACCAATTGCGATTTGTTTTTACACTAATGACATTCACAATGTATTGTACCTTAATACTATCAACAGACCTTTTTTGTCTGTTACTGTGCTATTGAAAATGCAacttattataattttattacaaTCATTTTGTAGCTTATGAGGATTCAAACCACTGGATTTCGATGAAACTATCGGCATGAGTGCCCAccaaattcaaaaacaaatgaGGCACATATAAGTTTTATATTGAAACACAAAATGTTTTCATTAAACCATAATTTCTGTTTATGTACTCATGCTTTAACAACTATGTCATTTCAAATACTTAGAATTTTCGGATGTGTTGTATCAATTAATAAGTTGGAAATGCATAATGATCATCTAATGCTTCTTTCACATCAGACAGACACATAATAGAGTTTGCGACATCTTGTGACTTTTCATGTGTTATCGTATTTGATTTGACAATAGAAGATTTGATAAACACGATATAAATATGAGTTAAATTAATTAAGGGTAAATTATAAATCAATACCTAAACTCATTTTCAACTTATATTTCAATACCTACTCCATTAAAACTTTTTTTCTACTTACTGGAGAgagaaaattttgtttaaaactaCCACTTATACCCTTATCTATTACCTTTCTCATAAaccactaaaaaaaataaaaatctaaaaatataaaaatgagagaatgaaaactaaaaacaaaaataatccaaatagtatttatataaaaatttaaattaaaattaaagaacataaatcatatcatatacatgcttatgttgatacatgagcaagtatgtgtttagaaAGTAAACATATACTTctaaatcattattggaagaaatatgataaatgatTAAAAAGTTCGAATATGAGATGGATCAATTATTTTGCTagatacagtagcagaaaaattaaaaattgaaattaaggaaacaaaatttgtaataccaataatataccaaatagaatcaAGAATGAatattataataggaaataactttttaagacaatatcttccttttacacaatttgaagatcacataactttaaacaaaggatcatcaataaTTTACattcctaaaatacgaacaacatttcgtgtaggaaataaaagatttacaaagaattttcataaaagaaatacaaatccaatagaattaaaaataaaaaatattttaacgactaattctgaaaacaaatcatgaagaaatttcatgatattgttctgaaaatcctcaggacaaaattaagaaaagaaaacaattcattgcttcaataaaaatcaaaaccctaatatcac comes from Henckelia pumila isolate YLH828 chromosome 4, ASM3356847v2, whole genome shotgun sequence and encodes:
- the LOC140862604 gene encoding uncharacterized protein, encoding MNGRDIIVEGVNGRLLNIQNVVGYYDPLQYPLLLPYGTYGWDMNSRNIDGSRLTCLEYYSYILQIRANDSSLFLRGGRLLQQYVVDNYVKIETQRLRWIRTNQQNIRSELYQGLQDCLDGGENIAGNVGRRIVLPSSFAGSPRDMYQRYQDAMTLVQTYGKPDLFITMTCNPNWNEIKEKLLPGQSPQDRPDLITRVFKAKFEEFKKDVVEKGVLGKVLSYSYVIEYQKRGLPHVHMLLIFETNDKLHNPDDFDSVVRAEIPSQTDEPRLYEAVVRHMIHGPCGLLNPRSPCMRDGICKKKFPKPFTSYTTRGNDSYPIYRRREAASVPVSENGQVMVDNVCGGIKCVKYIYKYIHKGPDRVALELRNEHNYDEIQQFVDGRWICAPEALWRIFCFEFSRMYPSVFRQQIHIPNQQSIRFSADEHVSDIIGDDDNSKTMLTEFFTANHDTSLTERYLYRKFPQHYRWVQSQKKWVPRRAYNKVVGRIYVVSPSEVLVFCQPTRVRELWNEFHPYMSEDYGIIEEELAIQISDEDFRSVENLNSQHRAAFDSVVQTYLRKKGKILIAVATSGISATLLPGGRTAHSRLKIPLNPTVETLCNIEKQKDLAELIRHASGVVWDEAPMANRYAFESVNKTFQDIMENMLPFGGKTMIFGGDFRQVLPIVKRGSAREQIAASISRSTFWNNVNVIHLYQNMRSAEDIEFSQLLLRIGDGLQHCVNGDFIKLPDSMVIPWENEHSISQLIDFVFPHMVEHINDANYMVSRAIITPKNADVDKINELLISKFPGEERE
- the LOC140862605 gene encoding ATP-dependent DNA helicase RRM3-like, translated to MLLRNVGPELGLCNGTRLICRNLYRNFIDAEIIAGPHKGTRYFLHRMPLKSELDSGLPFELTRKQFPIRLSFALTINKAQGQTIPNVGIFLRDHVFSHGQLYVALSRGVSQQSTKVLIRDGKLNHRSGVYTKNVV